The Rhodanobacter sp. LX-99 genome segment TGGCCTGGTAGTTGCGGTACGGCAACGGGCGACGCTGCGCGATGATCGGATCGTTGGTGGTGTCCTGCACGTTGCGGAAGCTGGCCAGGCCGGGGCGGCCCTTGTCGTAGGTGGCGGCGGTGAAGGCCCACATGTCGTGCGCCTGCTCGGCGTCCCACAGGCCCGAACGCGCGGCCATCACCTGGCCCCAGAACTGGGTCTGGCCTTCGTAGACCCACAACAGCGTGTCGCTCATCGGCACGTTGAAGTTCGGCGTGGTCAGGTCCGCGCCGCGGCGATACTTGCCGTTCCAGGAATGGTTGAACTCGTGCGAGAACAGGTCGCGGGCCAGCGCGTTCTTCTTCCACTCGGTGAAGAAGTCGGCCGAGGTGCCGTCCTCGCTGGAGCGGTGATGCTCGAGGCCGTTGCCGCTCATCTTGTCGCTGAGCGAGACGAGGAAGTCGTAGTGGTCGTAGTGGTGCGCGCCGTACATCTTGTACATCTGCTGGACCAGGTTGCGGAACGGCTTGATCTGCTCCGGCTTGATCTCCAGGTACTTCGCGTCATCGGCCACGATGCTCATGTGCACCGGCGCCTTGGCGCCCGGATCCAGATCGATGCGCTTGAAGTACTTGCCGGCATAGATCGGCGAATCCACCAGGTCGTCGTAATTGATCGGCTTGAAGTTCAGCGTGTCGCCGTCCTTCGAGGCCACTTCCAGCGCGGTGCCGGCCTGCCAGCCGGCGGGCAGCTTCACGCTGGCCTCGGTGTTGATCTGGCGTGCGAAGTAGCCGGCCGGATACATCGTCACCGAGTTCCACTGCAGGTTGAGCATCTCGGGCGTCATCACCACGCGGCCCTGGCGCTGGTCCTGCGACGAGAGGAACTGGAACTCGACCTCCACGCCGGTGGCGCCCTGCGGCACGTCGACGTGAAACGCGTAGACGTTCAGCGGGTCGCGCGTCCACGGCAGCACCTGGCCGTTCGCCTTCACCACCAGCCCGGCCATCTTGTCGATCGTGCCGTTCGGCGAATGGTTGCCCGGCAGCCACTGCGGATACAGCAGGGTCAGCGGACCGGCCTGCGCCGGAATCACCTGGTGCACGCGGAAGATGCGGTGGGCCACGTCGGTGGCGTCCACATTGATCTTCAAGGTGCCCTGGTACGGCACATCCTGCGGCGCCGGGACATCGGCAAGCGCGGCGAAACTGGCCAGGCCGAAAGCGGCAGCGGCGAGGGCGGAAGCGAGGCGGGTGGCTTTCAATGCGTTCTCCGGGGGTGGGAATGGGAAGCCTGACGGACGCTGCCGCTCGAGCCGTGTTCCACGGGGCGAGGCGGACAGACCAGGCAGGCTCCGGGAATCCGCGTCGCGAAAAGTTGCCGCGACAGGAATCCGAGGCGTCGATGCTAGACCGGCAACACCAGGGTTCACCCCTGCCGAAGGTCACGACCATGGCTTGCACATGAACCGGTCCAGCGGGCTGCGTCGGCCTGGCATCCATCTTGCTCGGCTTGCGCCGACACCCTCACTTTTCCGCCCGCGGGAGCCGCATGCACGCCCTGTTCAAAAGCCTCCGGCTTGCCGACGACCCGGACCAGCGCCGCGAGTACAGCCGCTATCTGGCGCTGCAGATGGGACCGATGATCCACGCCCTGATGCTGGTTGGCGCGCTCGCCTATCTGGTGGCGGTCGTCGCCAGCACCTTGGTGCGCCACTCATCGCTGCCGCTGTGGCTGCGCCTCGCGCCGCTGGTGCCGCTGCTGCTGGTGACCTCGTGGACCCGGCATGTGCGGCAGCCGCAGTTGCTCAGCGCGCTGACCCTGCTGTGCGTCCTGCTGCTGGAGATCGGCATCAATCTCAACGGCTTCGGCGATATGCGCGGGCAGTCCGTGGTATTGCCCGGGCTGCTGTTGCCGGTGGCGTCGTCGGTGATCTGGCTGGGGCGCTGGGATTTCGTCGCGGCGATGCTGCTGTGCGCGCTGGGGCCGTTGCCCATGCTGCTGTTCGGCCGCATCGACGGTGTGCAGGTCATCCAGTACCTGGTCTACATGACGGTCGCAATCGCGTTGTCGACGGTGCTGCGCGCGTTCATGGCGCGCACCCTGTTCGAACAGTTCCGGCTGGAACGCCAGCTGCGCGAGCAGGCCAACACCGACGGCCTCACCGGCCTGCTGCTGCGCAACCGCTTCCTGGAGCTGGCGCGGTCCGCGATGGCCGAGCTGCACCGGCAGCAGCAGCCGGCCTGCATGCTTTTCCTGGATGCCGACCACTTCAAGCAGCTCAACGACCAGTACGGCCACGCCGCCGGCGACGCGGCGCTGGTCGCGCTGGCCGCGACGATGCGCCGGCAGATGCGCCAGGGCGACCTGATCGGCCGCATCGGCGGCGAGGAATTCGCGATGCTGCTGCCCGGCAACAACCTGGAGCAGGCGCGCCAGCGTGCCGAGCAGTTGCGTCAGTCGATACACCAGATCCAGCGCCCGGACGGCCCGCTCACCACCAGCATCGGCATCGCCGAATGCCCGCCCCGCTGCCGCGACGACATCGAGGCCCTGCTGGCGCGTGCCGACCAGGCCATGCGCCAGGCCAAGAACGCCGGACGCGACCGGGTGGCGTGCCACCCCGGCGCCTGCTGAGCGCCGC includes the following:
- a CDS encoding GGDEF domain-containing protein, with product MHALFKSLRLADDPDQRREYSRYLALQMGPMIHALMLVGALAYLVAVVASTLVRHSSLPLWLRLAPLVPLLLVTSWTRHVRQPQLLSALTLLCVLLLEIGINLNGFGDMRGQSVVLPGLLLPVASSVIWLGRWDFVAAMLLCALGPLPMLLFGRIDGVQVIQYLVYMTVAIALSTVLRAFMARTLFEQFRLERQLREQANTDGLTGLLLRNRFLELARSAMAELHRQQQPACMLFLDADHFKQLNDQYGHAAGDAALVALAATMRRQMRQGDLIGRIGGEEFAMLLPGNNLEQARQRAEQLRQSIHQIQRPDGPLTTSIGIAECPPRCRDDIEALLARADQAMRQAKNAGRDRVACHPGAC
- a CDS encoding M61 family peptidase; the encoded protein is MKATRLASALAAAAFGLASFAALADVPAPQDVPYQGTLKINVDATDVAHRIFRVHQVIPAQAGPLTLLYPQWLPGNHSPNGTIDKMAGLVVKANGQVLPWTRDPLNVYAFHVDVPQGATGVEVEFQFLSSQDQRQGRVVMTPEMLNLQWNSVTMYPAGYFARQINTEASVKLPAGWQAGTALEVASKDGDTLNFKPINYDDLVDSPIYAGKYFKRIDLDPGAKAPVHMSIVADDAKYLEIKPEQIKPFRNLVQQMYKMYGAHHYDHYDFLVSLSDKMSGNGLEHHRSSEDGTSADFFTEWKKNALARDLFSHEFNHSWNGKYRRGADLTTPNFNVPMSDTLLWVYEGQTQFWGQVMAARSGLWDAEQAHDMWAFTAATYDKGRPGLASFRNVQDTTNDPIIAQRRPLPYRNYQASEDYYSAGQMIWLDVDGQLRELSGGKKSIDDFGKAFFGMENGKWDVNTYTFEDVVKTLNDIAPYDWAKYLRTRLDGHGPLIGGIASHGWKLVYTDKPSEAVKAIEARRHSADLTYSLGVSIGKGGSIGDVLWDGPAFKAGLSPSMTVIAVNGRDYDADALKDAVTAAAKDKSQPIELLVKNFDEYKTVRIDYHDGLKYPHLVRDTSKPDTLTTLLKAR